CTTGCCTTACAAAGTTAGCAGGCTGTCGCAGGGCATCCCCTTGGGCGGCGAATTGGAATATGTCGATGCGGGAACGCTGGCGCAGGCGGTGTACGAACGCCGCCTGATTAAAGAAGGCGGGGCGTAACGCCGTCAATGCAAAATGCCGTCTGAAGCCTTCAGACGGCATTTTTCTGGGCGGTTTACTTGCAGTTGAGCCCTTGAATCTGCAACGCGCCTCCGTTGCCGACTTTGAACACGCACTGCGTCGCGCTGCTGCCGGAAACGGTAATGCTGTCGCTGCCGCCGTTCAGGCTGACAGGTTCCTTAACACCCATACCGACTGCCGTTGCCGCCAGCTTTTGCGCGTCGGCTTCGGAATAAGGCGTGTTGTTGGCATCGATTTTGATTTCTTTGGCATAGGCTGTCGAAACAGTAAAAACGGCAACAGCACACAAAGCGGAGATTTTCCTGATATTCATTGTTTTCCTTAAAGAAAAGGTTTTGTTTCAAGAGAAGGATAGGGCAGTTCGGCACGTTGTGCAAGTTTTCCGCCCTGTTTTTCCGAATTTGCCACATACCGCGTCTTTATTTGCACAGCCTGCCGTTCGGACGCTGCCGAGGTTTTACGGTACAATAAACTTTTGCCGCCGCCCCCAAACCGCCATCCGGGGCGGCACGTTTGCAGACATTTTTAAGGTAGCGTTATGTTTTCTCTAGAGGCTTGGATAGGCTTGAGGTATCTCAGGGCGAAAAAGCGCAACGGCTTTATGTCGTTTATCACGATGGTTTCGATTGTCGGAATCGCCTTGGGCGTAACCGCGCTGATTGTCGTCTTGTCGGTTATGAACGGCTTTCAGAAAGAAATACGCGGGCAGCTCCTGAATGTCGCGCCGCACGCCGAAATCGGCTATATCGACAATACGGATACGGATTGGCGCAACCTGCTTCAGTTTACCGAAAACCGCAAAGGTATTTTGGCTGCTGCGCCCTATGTTTCCAATCAGGCATTGCTGGCCCATGCGGGCGAAATCAGGGGCGTGCAGATGCGCGGCATTTTGCCGTCTGAAGAGCGCAAAGTCGTCGAATACGGCGACAAGATGCCTTCAGGCAAGTTTGAAGACCTGATTCCGGGCGAGTTTGACATTATCCTCGGTGTCGGTTTGGCGGAGGCTTTGGGTGCGGAAGTCGGCAATAAAGTTACCGTTATCACGCCGGAGGGCAATGTTACGCCCGCCGGAGTCGTACCGAGGTTGAAACAGTTTACCGTGGTCGGTCTGGTTAAGACGGGCGTTTACGAAGTGGACAACTCATTGGCGATGACGCATATCCAAGACGCGCGCGTACTGTACCGCTTGGATAAGGAAGTTGCGGGGCTGCGGCTGAAACTCGCCGACCCGCAAAACGCCCCCGCCTTGACGGCAACACTGATTCCGGAGGCGCAAAGGGATACGGTTTGGGTACGTGATTGGACGTTCAGCAACCGCAGCTATTTTGAGGCGGTCGAGTTGGAAAAACGCATGATGTTCATCATCCTGACGCTGATTATCGCCGTGGCGGCGTTCAACCTTGTCTCTTCCTTGGTGATGGCGGTTACGGAAAAGCAGGCGGACATTGCGATTTTGCGGACTTTGGGTCTTTCCCCTGCCGGCGTGATGAAGATTTTTATGGTGCAGGGTGCGTTTTCAGGCTTTTTCGGCACGCTGGCGGGTGTGGTCTGCGGCGTGCTTTTGGGTTGGAACGTCGGCAGAGTCGTGGCGTTTTTTGAAAACCTGCTCGGTGTCCACCTCATCAATTCGCAGGTTTATTTTATCGACTACCTGCCCAGCGATGTTGATATGGGCGACGTTGCCCTGATTGCCTGCATTTCCTTGGGACTGTCTTTCGTTGCCACGCTCTACCCGAGCTGGCGCGCGTCAAAAACCCAACCGGCGGAGGCTTTGCGTTATGAGTGAGTTGATTTTGAAATGCGAAGGCGTGGGCAAACGCTACCGTGACGGCGGTTTGGACGTTCGGGTGCTGCACGGCTTGGATTTGGAAATCCGCGCAGGGGAAAGCACCGGCATCATCGGTTCTTCGGGCAGCGGTAAATCGACGCTACTGCATATTTTGGGCGGGCTGGATATGCCGTCTGAAGGCAGGGTGCTGCTGATGGGCGAGGATTTACGTACATTAAGCCAGCGACAACTGGGCATCCTGCGCAACCACCATCTCGGTTTCGTGTACCAGTTCCACCATCTTCTGCCTGAATTTTCGGCACTGGAAAACGTGATGATGCCGCTTCTGATCGGCAAAAAAAGCCGTGAAGAGGCGGCAGAAACGGCAATGGCGATGCTGGAAAAGGTCGGACTGAAACACCGTTCGACGCACCGCGCGGGCGAACTGTCCGGCGGCGAACGCCAGCGTGCCGCTATTGCGCGCGCCTTGGTTACGCAACCCAAATGCCTGCTTGCCGACGAACCGACCGGCAATCTCGACCGTGCGAATGCCAGGAATGTTTTGGATATGATGCTGGAACTGAAAACAGAATTGAAAACAGGTTTGGTTGTCGTTACACACGACGACGAACTTGCTGGCCGCTTCGAGCGCGTGATGGTCATGAAAGACGGCAGCCTGCACCTCAAACAGGGAGCAAACGCCTAAACATCCGAAACAACACGCGCCGTTTGAAGCCCCACTCCTTCAGACGGCATTTCGACAAGGAATACGATGGAACGGCAGACAGATGAATTTGCCCAAGCGGCTGCACAGGCGGCAATCCGTTTTTTGGAACGCTATGCGGGTTCAGGCAGCGAAGTGCTTGCAAACTGTACCGAACGCCTGTTTCAGGCATTGCAGAACGGTCATTCGTTTATCCGTTTGAGCAGTGGCGAGGCTGGCGCGCTGCCGGCACTCGCACCCGTGGTCGGAACATCCGCCGCGCCTTTGATTTTGGAAGGCAGAAGGCTGTTTTTGGGCAGGATGTGGCAGTTGGAATACGATTTGGCGGTCGAGATAAAACGCTTGGCGGCAGCCGGCACGTCCGCCCCCGACGCGGCAGGCGCACGGCAGAACCTCGCAAAATGGTTTCAAGGCACGGGCAGCGAAGGACAGCGCGATGCCGCCGCCTTGGCACTGTTGCAGTCTTTTATGGTGATTACCGGCGGGCCGGGAACGGGCAAAACGACAACGGTTGCCAAACTGCTGGCGCTGATTTGCGGTGAAGACGAAAATCTTCCCAACATCGCGCTTGCCGCACCGACGGGCAAAGCGGCGGCACATATGGCGCGCGCGCTGCACCGTGCAATCAACGGTTTTGACGCGCCGGAGACCGTCCGCCGCCATTTGCTCAAACTGGAAGGGCAAACCGTCCACCGCCTGCTGAAACTGCGCCCGCCTAAAATGCAGGCGGCGTTCAACCCTGTTTACCCGCTGCCGTTTGACATATTGGTTATCGATGAAGCCTCTATGCTGGATACGGCATTGATGTTGCAACTTTTGAAAGCGGTCAAAACCGGCGCGCGCGTGATTCTGCTGGGGGATGAAAACCAGCTCCCGTCCGTCGGAATCGGGGCGGTGCTGTCCGTTTTGTCACAAAAAACCGTTTTGGACGGAGAAACGCACCAAAGGCTGGCCGGCTTCCTTCCGGAACACGGTTTCAGCGTCAGCGCAAATCCGCCCGTGTTGGCGCAAAACACCGCCCATCTGTCGTTCAGCCACCGCTTCGGCGACAACAGCGGCATCGGCTGCCTTGCCCGTGCCGCCGTATCGGGCGATGAGGGGGCGTGGGCATTGTTTGACCGGTTTTCGGACGAACTGGAACATTCGGAATGCCGTCTGAACGCTCAGGTCGAAAGGTTGTACCGGACTCACAAAGCCTATTGGCAGGCGGTAGACGAAGGCAACATCGAATCCGCCTATGCGGGCATCTCGGATATCGTCGTCCTCGCGGCTTGGCGGCAGGATGCGGAAGATTTCAACGAAGCTTATTGCAGCCATGTGCGCCGTAAAAGGAACATACCCGAACATCAGGCCTATTTCGCCGGAGAGCCGATTATGATCAGGCAAAACGACTACGCGCTTGAACTGTTCAACGGAGACGTCGGACTGATTATGGATGACGTCCAAAGGCCGGGCAGCCTGTCCGCCTATTTTCCCGATACGGACGGGTTTAAAAAGGTTGCAGTCAGCTGCCTTCCGGATTTTGAACCCGCTTTCGCCATGACCGTCCATAAAAGTCAAGGTTCGGAATATCGGGAAGTCTGGCTGCTGCCGCCCTCTGCCGCACCTTCGAACGAAGAGGATGATGCGCTTTCCGGCTTGAGCAGGGAGCTGCTTTACACCGCCATTACCAGGGCAAAGGAAAAATTCGTATTCTTCGGCGGGGAAGAAACCTTCCGTCAAGCGGCAGCTACTGTCAAAGTCCGTCAGACGGCATTGGGCAATATGCTCAAACGGGTATTTTCACAAGGATAATCCGTCCAAACGCCGTGTCGGTTCTGCAAGCCCTTTTATGGATGCCGAAGGGAAAGACCGCACAAATGTGCGGTCTTTTTCATGCCTTTTTCAAACGGTATAGGAAAGTGGTTTCCTTGTTTCGGGCAAAAGCAAGCGGATCGTCCGGATTCGCGGCTTTTTTGTGGTTTGGCTTGGTTTCCATAATATCGCTAACAAGCAACCCCGCCTCTGCAAAGGCCTTCTCCAAAAAACCGGACGGGCGCAGGTGCAAATGCTCTGCAAGGTCGGAAATAATCAGGCGGATTTCGCCGCCCGGGTTCAAATGTTCCGGCGCATCCCTTAAAAATGCGGTCAACATCGCAGAATCAGGGTCATATAATGCAGATTCGATGGCAGAAGTAGGCTTGGCAGGAAGCCACGGCGGGTTGCAGACAATCAAATCGGCACGCATATCGGGGAACATATCGGTTTCCCGTATCTCAACCTGTTTTTCCAAACCCAGCCGGGCGATATTGGCTCGGGCGCAGGCAACGGCCCTTGGATTGGTGTCCGTACCGATGACGGAAGATATCCCCTGTTTTGCCAAAATAGCGGCAAGAACGCCAGAACCCGTTCCGATATCCAATGCCGTCTGAAACCCCGTTGACGGTGCTTGTGCGAGCAAATCGAGATATTCGCCACGCAAAGGTGAGAATACGCCGAAGGGGACATGTATCCGCCCGCCGATCTGGGAAACGGCAACTCCCTTTTTATGCCATTCGTGCGCACCTATAAATCCAAGCAGCAGGTTGAGCGGGAGAAAAAAAGGCTTGACGTTAGGCTTGCCGTACACATCCGACAGGGCAGCGTATATATCGGGTGCACGTTTGTTGTGCAATACGAAACCGGGGCCTATCTCAACGGCAAGCATATTCAGAATACGGCTCTGCTGCGCCTGCTTCATACGGTGCGCGTGGAATAGGGAGGCAATATCGGCATCTGGATCGGCAGCAACAGGCCTGCGGACTTTTTTCTTTATCCCCGAAAGCACCTGCACCGCATTGTGGAAATCCCCCTGCCAAACGGTTGCCATATTCTGATAGGCGGCTTTCAAAACAGCGTCTGCACTGCTTTCACGGACATAAAGCCAGCCTTTTGGAGGCTTTTGCAAACTTTCGTTGCGCCATTCAAGCCCACTGTCCGGAAAAATAAAATAAGACATGCTATACCTGCATAATGTTTAAAAAATAGGGAGCGGGCCGAAAAATACCGATCCGCCCGCATGCCGTCTGAAACATTAAAACTTCAGACGGCATTCTTGATATGTATATTTTATCCGAATATCAAACTTTATAAATAAACCGCGTATGCTTGAAATAATGCTTTCAACCCCAATTTACGCGACAATCAACAATCTGTCAGACACAAGAGAGTATTCATGACGCAGAAAGAAAAGAATTTTGAGGAATATGCTGCCTTGGCAACACTTCCTTTACGGGATGTCGTCGTTTATCCGCATATGGTTCTGCCGCTGTTTGTCGGCAGGGAGAAATCCATTGCCGCGCTGGAAAACGCCGTCTCCAATGAAGAGCCGGTTTTCCTGCTTGCCCAAACCGATGCCGCAGTGGAAGACCCTGTTGCCGCCGACCTGTACCAAACCGGTACCGTCGCACAAGTTTTACAGGTATTAAAGCTGCCTGACGGTACGGTAAAGGTTTTGGTCGAAGGCCTGTACCGCGGACAAGTTTTAACAATCGAAGACACGGGCGGGCTATTTGTCTCCCACATAGAAACCGTTAAAGACAATGATTCGGAAAACCATCCGGAGCTTGAAGCCGTTCGCCGCACCCTGTTGGCACAATTTGAACAATACGCCAAACTCAATAAGAAGATTCCGGCAGAAATCGTCAACAGTATCAATGGCATTTCCGACAACAGCCGTTTGGCGGATACTGTGGCCGCCCATCTGCAATTAAAGCTGGATCAGCGTCAGCAAATCTTGGAAACTGCCGACGTTGTTGCCCGCATGGAGTTCTTATTGAGCTGCCTGGAATCCGAGCTGGACATTATGCAGGTCGAAAAACGCATCCGCGGCCGCGTCAAACGCCAGATGGAAAAATCCCAACGCGAGTATTACTTGAATGAGCAAGTGAAAGCGATTCAGAAAGAATTGGGCGAAGAAGACGAACGCGGCGAACTGGATGCGCTGGAAGCGAAAATCAAAGAAGCGGGCATGACCAAAGAGGCTGAAGAGAAATGCCTGTCCGAACTGAAAAAGCTCAAAATGATGCCGCCGATGTCTGCGGAATCCACCGTAGTACGCAACTACATCGATACTTTGCTCGAGCTGCCTTGGAAGAAAAAATCCCGTGTTAGCAAAGATATTGCCAAAGCCGATTTGGTGTTGAACGCCGACCACTATGGCTTGGAAAAAGTCAAAGAGCGGATTTTGGAATACCTCGCCGTCCAAAAACGTATGGACAAGCTCAAAGGTCCGATTCTGTGTTTGGTCGGCCCTCCGGGGGTGGGTAAAACCTCATTGGGCGAGTCCATCGCCAAAGCAACAGGCCGGAAATATGTCCGGATGGCTTTGGGCGGCGTGCGCGACGAAAGCGAAATCCGTGGTCACCGTCGTACCTATATCGGCTCTATGCCCGGCAAAATCCTGCAAAACATGGCTAAAGCAGGCGTGAAGAATCCCCTGTTCCTGCTCGACGAAATCGACAAACTGGGCAGCGACTTCCGTGGTGATCCTGCCAGCGCGTTGCTCGAGGTGCTCGATCCTGAGCAAAACAGCAAGTTTGCCGATCATTATGCGGAAGTGGATTACGACTTGAGCGATGTAATGTTTATCGCCACATCTAATAGTCTGAACATCCCGACTCCGTTGCTCGACCGCATGGAAATCATCCGTTTGTCCGGCTATACCGAAGACGAAAAAATCAATATCGCCATGCAGTATCTCGTGCCGAAGCAAATGAAGCGCAATGGCGTGAAAGAAGGCGAATTGGTGGTCGAAGAAAGCGCGGTGCGCGATATTATCCGTTATTACACCCGTGAAGCCGGTGTGCGTTCGCTCGATCGAGAAATTGCCAAAATCTGCCGCAAGGTGGTGATGCAGATTACCTTGAGCGAAGATAAGAAGAGGTCGTCTGAAACCAAGAAAACCAGCAAAGCCAAGCCTAAAGCGGTTAAAGTCAATGAGAAAAACCTGCATGACTACTTGGGCGTGCGCCGTTTCGATTACGGCGTTGCCGAAAGTGAAAACCGCATCGGACAGGTTACCGGTTTGGCTTGGACGGAAGTCGGCGGCGAATTGCTGACTGTCGAAGCCGTGGCATTACCGGGTAAAGGCGTGATCCAGTGTACCGGCCAGTTGGGCGATGTGATGAAGGAATCTGTATCCGCAGCATGGTCTGTTGTCCGTTCCCGTGCAGAATCAGTGGGTTTGGCTCCTGATTTTTACGAGAAAAAAGACATCCATGTTCACGTTCCCGAAGGTGCGACGCCGAAAGACGGTCCGAGCGCAGGCATTGCCATGACCCTGGCGATGGTGTCCGCCTTTACCAAAATTCCGGTGCGTGCCGATGTAGCGATGACGGGCGAAATCACCCTGCGCGGCGAAGTCTTGCCAATCGGCGGATTGAAGGAAAAACTGTTGGCTGCCTTGCGCGGCGGCATCAAGCATGTATTGATTCCGAAAGACAACGTCAAAGACTTGGAAGAAATCCCTGAAAACGTGAAAACCGGCCTGACCATCCATCCGGTCAAATGGATAGACGAAGTATTGGCTTTAGGCTTGGAAACCCAACCCGAATCTTGGATTGGGCCTTCTGTTGCAGAAATAGTGAAAGAACCTGCTTCAAAACCGAAGCCTCGAAGCAAGGCAACTAAGCACTGACAGAGGGAAAATGTGTTGTAAAAATGCGGTTTTGTCCTGAGAGCCTGTAAAATAGGACGATTCCGTATTTTTTGCTTGACACGGCATTTTCAGAATTGCTATAAAGCAAAAGTTACTCAAGCAGTACAAACTCCCGAATATTCGGGCATTTCATCATTTTTTAGATAGAAAGGGACTGATTGTGAACAAGTCTGAATTGATCGAAACGATTGCTCAAGAAGCCGGCATTTCCAAAGCTGCCGCGCAAAAAGCTTTAGATGCCACTACCAATGCAGTAACTAACGCGCTGAAAAAAGGCGACACAGTTACTTTGGTCGGTTTCGGTACTTTCTACGTCGGCGAACGTGCCGAACGTCAAGGCCGCAATCCCAAAACCGGCGAACCTTTGACCATTGCTGCTGCCAAAACGCCTAAATTCCGCGCCGGCAAAGCTTTGAAAGACGCACTGTAAGCCGTTTTTTATGAAAAAAGCCGATTCTTTAAAGAATCGGCTTTTTTATCGGTCCACATTATTCTGATTTCAAATCGGCAACACACTGCTTGTCACGTGCTTCAAAGGCATAGGCACCACCAAGCAAATTCAGTTGCTCTTGCGCACCAAGCTTGCCGAAGGAGCTGATCTGTTTCTCGCTCAATCTGTCCAAAGGCTGCTCCCACATACATTTGCAGTAGTCGACGGCGAGGCGGGTATTGTTTGAATCTAAACCGCGGGCCCGTAAATCGTTTTGCCATTTTTCAGCAAACGGAATGTTTTTTACGCAGGATTCAATAATTTTCTGCTTTGCCTGCGGTTTGGACATCGCGCATTGGGAGAGCAGGGCGGTTGAAGCGAGCAACGCCAAAATGACCCACGCCCAAATGCGGATGGTGCGGATTTTGGCTTTCGCTTTTTTACGCGCCGCAGCCTGCTCTTCGGCGGACATTTCGTTTTTCGGCTCAGTCATGCAGGCTTTCCATGCGGATCATGGTGATCGGTTTTTCTACGCAGCTTAATGCTTCGATGGCGGCAATCGCACGCTTGATGTTTTTCTCGACCGTGCTGTGGGTCAAAATCACGATTTCGGCGGTAGTTTGGTCAATCACGCCTTTTTGGATTAAGGCTTCGATAGACACGTTTTCTTGTGCCAACAGCGCGGCGATTTGCCCCAGCGTGCCCGGTTCGTCTTTGGCTTGGACACGCAGGTAGTAGCTGCTGGTGATTTCGTCCATAGGCAGGATGGTTTGCGCTTGGACTTGCGCGGGTTGGAACGCCAGATGCGGTACGCGGTGGCCTGTATCGGCTTCGATCAGGCGGGCGATGTCGATGATATCGGCAACCACGGCAGAAGCGGTCGGCAATGCACCGGCACCTGCGCCGTAATATAAGGTTTCGCCAACCATATCGGCATTGACGCGCACGGCGTTCATCACGCCGTTGACGTTTGCCAAGAGGCGGCTTTCGGGAATCAGGGTAGGGTGGACACGCAATTCGATACCTTTTTCGGCTTTGCGGGTGATGCCCAACAGTTTGATGCGGTAGCCAAGTTCTTCGGCGTATTTGATGTCGCGGCTGTCGAGTTTGCTGATGCCTTCGAGGTAGCAGGCGGAGAAGTTCATCGGCGTACCGAATGCCAGCGCGCTCATGATGGTGATTTTATGGCCTGCGTCGTTGCCTTCGATATCGAAGGTCGGGTCGGCTTCGGCGTAGCCCAATGCTTGCGCTTCTTTCAATACGTCGGCAAACGCGCTGCCTTTTTCGCGCATTTCGGAGAGGATGAAGTTGCTGGTGCCGTTGATGATGCCGGCGATGGATTTGATTCGGTTTGCTGCCAAACCTTCGCGTAGGGCTTTGATGATTGGGATACCGCCCGCTACTGCCGCTTCAAATTGCACCATGACATTTTTTTCTTCCGCCAGCGGGAAGATTTCGTTGCCGTATTCGGCGAGCAGTTTTTTGTTGGCGGTAACGATGTGTTTGCCGTTTTCAATGGCTTTCAACACCGCATCTTTGGCGATGCCCGTGCCGCCGAACAGTTCAACGACAATATCGACATCTTCACGCGCGACCAGAACGAACGGGTCTTTGACAAAGGCTGCGGACGGGCAGATTTGGCGGGCTTTTTCTTCGCTTAAGTCGCATACGGCACTGATGCGCAATTCTCGTCCCAAACGGCGGCTGATTTCCGCCGCATTGTCCCGTAACACGGCAGCCGTACCGCCGCCGACCGTACCTAAACCTAAAAGACCGATGTTTACTGGCTTCATTGTGTCTCCTTGTAAGCCGACTGAAATGTAAATATTGAAAGACGAAAATATCCGCTGCCGATATAATTGTGCCGCACTTTAAATCAAATGCCGTCTGAAATCGGCAGGCGCGTCAGATGAAATCTGCTAATCCTACATGAATTTGTCTGATTTTGCACCTTTTCCGACACGACTGAAGCGGCAAAAGGACGAAAATATGCTGTTTGAAGAAAATCCGATAGACGGACATTTTGCAGAGTATGACCGCCGCACGGGTAAAATCCGGCTGTCCGGCAGATATTTCAATAAGCCTGTACTGCTGCATAAGGATTCTGCCGGTCTCTCGAAATGGCAGTCATTGTCAGAACTGACTCCGGATAATCTGTTGTCTGATGTCAAAGCGGATGATTATCCGGAAATATTAATTATCGGGACTGGGGCGGTACAGAAGTTTATCCATCCCAAAATCATGGCGGATTTTTCCCAAATCGGAATCGGTGTGGAATGTATGAATACCGAATCGGCATGCAGGACATTGGCCTTTTTGCACTCGGAAGGGCGTAAAGCCTGGGCATGGCTTCAACCGTAAATTTCCCATTTCAGACGGCATCAGCACTTTCTTTCAGGTAAAATACGAGCTTTTTCCGCCCGATGATGTTTCCGTTATGATTGAAATCAAAAACCTTACCCTGCAACGCGGTTTGAAAGTCCTGCTCGACAAGGCTTCAGCCACCGTCAATCCCGGTCAGCGCGTCGGTTTGATCGGCAAAAACGGAACGGGCAAATCCAGCCTGTTTGCCTTAATCAAGGGCGAAATCACTCAGGATGGCGGCGATATCTCGATTCCGAAAAATTGGCGGATTGCTTCCGTTTCCCAAGAAACGCCCGATTTGGACATTTCCGCTTTGGACTACGTTTTGCAGGGCGATGCCGAGTTGCAGGCTTTTCAGACGGCATTAAGGCAGGCGGAAGCGCAAAATGACGGCATGAAACAGGCGGAATATCATGCCAAATTGGAAGAAATCGACGCTTATACCGCGCCAGCCCGCGCGGCAAAATTGTTGAACGGGTTGGGTTTTTCGCAAGAAGAACACAGCCGTCCCGTCAAATCCTTTTCCGGCGGCTGGCGTATGCGTCTGAACCTTGCACAAGCCCTGATTTGCCGCGCCGATTTGCTCTTGCTTGACGAACCGACCAACCACTTGGATTTAGAAACCGTCTTGTGGCTGGAAAACCACCTTGCCTCTTTACCTTGCACGCAAATCATCATTTCCCACGACCGTGATTTCCTCAATGCAGCAACCACTCAAACCATCGAATTGTCGCAGCAGAAGCTCACGCAATACGGCGGCAATTACGATTTTTACCAAAACGAACGCGCGCAGCGTCTGGCGCAACAACAAGCCGCCTATGTCAAACAGCAGGCGCAAATCAAACATCTGCAATCCTTTATCGACCGCTTCAAAGCCAAAGCCACCAAAGCCGTTCAAGCGCAAAGCCGCATGAAGGCGTTGGCGAAGCTCGAACGCATCGCTCCCGCGCATCTGGACAGCGAGTTTTCCTTTGAGTTTTACCATCCCGACCATCTGCCCAACCCCTTACTGAAGCTGGAGCACGCTGATTTGGGTTACGAAGGCAAAACCGTCCTGCACGACATTACCCTGTCGCTGGAAAGTGGCGCACGTTACGGGCTATTGGGTGTCAACGGCAGCGGTAAATCTACCTTTATCAAAGCCTTGGCGGGCAAAATCGATTTGCTCTCAGGTAGCATCGTCCGTTCCGAAAAACTCAATATCGGCTATTTTGCCCAACACCAACTCGATACCATTCGCGCCGACCAAAGCCCTGTTTGGCACATTCAGCAGCTTTCTCCCGAAGTGCGCGAACAAGAAATCCGAAATTTCCTCGGCGGCTTCAACTTTGTCGGCGATATGGCGTTGCAGAAAACCGAACCTTTTTCCGGCGGAGAAAAAGCCCGCCTTGCCCTTGCCATGATTATTTGGCAAAAGCCGAACCTGCTGCTGCTTGACGAACCGACCAACCATTTGGATTTGGATATGCGCCACGCCTTGACGCTCGCGCTGCAAAGTTTCCAAGGTGCATTAATCGTCGTATCGCACGACCGCAGCCTGCTTGAAGCCACGACCGACAGTTTCCTCTTGATAGACAAAGGCCGTCTGAAAAACTTTGACGGCGATTTGAACGGCTACCGCCAATGGCGTTTGGCACAGGAAAACGCCGCAACCGCGCCAGCCGCTTCCGCTCAAAGCCAAAACCGCAAGGATACCAAGCGTATCGAAGCACAAATCCGTCAAGAAAAAGCCCGACGCAGTAAGCCGATACAGCAGAAAATCGACAAAGCCGAAAAAGAAATGGCACGGCTTTCCGAAATTCAGACGGCATGTGAGGCATTTTTAGCACAAGAAGAAGCTTACTTTGAGGAAAACAAAGAAAAATTGCAGGACACTTTATCCAATCTGGCAAAAGTCAAAACACAACTTGCCCAAATCGAAGAAACTTGGCTGACTTGCCAAGAAGAATTAGAACGGATTGAAACTGAAATCGGGATACAGTTCGCCGAGTGATAAGGAAGCGCGGGTAGGGTGCTTATATTTGTCTGCCAAGAACGGTATAATTCGTGCTTTATCGTCGTCTTTTCACTTTACCAATATGAAAATTAGACTTTTCGCCGTCTTCATTTTCCTATCCTTTTCCGGTACGGCGGCGCAAGCCTCCGTATACGATTGCA
Above is a window of Neisseria sp. Marseille-Q6792 DNA encoding:
- a CDS encoding homoserine dehydrogenase yields the protein MKPVNIGLLGLGTVGGGTAAVLRDNAAEISRRLGRELRISAVCDLSEEKARQICPSAAFVKDPFVLVAREDVDIVVELFGGTGIAKDAVLKAIENGKHIVTANKKLLAEYGNEIFPLAEEKNVMVQFEAAVAGGIPIIKALREGLAANRIKSIAGIINGTSNFILSEMREKGSAFADVLKEAQALGYAEADPTFDIEGNDAGHKITIMSALAFGTPMNFSACYLEGISKLDSRDIKYAEELGYRIKLLGITRKAEKGIELRVHPTLIPESRLLANVNGVMNAVRVNADMVGETLYYGAGAGALPTASAVVADIIDIARLIEADTGHRVPHLAFQPAQVQAQTILPMDEITSSYYLRVQAKDEPGTLGQIAALLAQENVSIEALIQKGVIDQTTAEIVILTHSTVEKNIKRAIAAIEALSCVEKPITMIRMESLHD
- a CDS encoding MTH938/NDUFAF3 family protein, whose protein sequence is MLFEENPIDGHFAEYDRRTGKIRLSGRYFNKPVLLHKDSAGLSKWQSLSELTPDNLLSDVKADDYPEILIIGTGAVQKFIHPKIMADFSQIGIGVECMNTESACRTLAFLHSEGRKAWAWLQP
- a CDS encoding ATP-binding cassette domain-containing protein, producing the protein MIEIKNLTLQRGLKVLLDKASATVNPGQRVGLIGKNGTGKSSLFALIKGEITQDGGDISIPKNWRIASVSQETPDLDISALDYVLQGDAELQAFQTALRQAEAQNDGMKQAEYHAKLEEIDAYTAPARAAKLLNGLGFSQEEHSRPVKSFSGGWRMRLNLAQALICRADLLLLDEPTNHLDLETVLWLENHLASLPCTQIIISHDRDFLNAATTQTIELSQQKLTQYGGNYDFYQNERAQRLAQQQAAYVKQQAQIKHLQSFIDRFKAKATKAVQAQSRMKALAKLERIAPAHLDSEFSFEFYHPDHLPNPLLKLEHADLGYEGKTVLHDITLSLESGARYGLLGVNGSGKSTFIKALAGKIDLLSGSIVRSEKLNIGYFAQHQLDTIRADQSPVWHIQQLSPEVREQEIRNFLGGFNFVGDMALQKTEPFSGGEKARLALAMIIWQKPNLLLLDEPTNHLDLDMRHALTLALQSFQGALIVVSHDRSLLEATTDSFLLIDKGRLKNFDGDLNGYRQWRLAQENAATAPAASAQSQNRKDTKRIEAQIRQEKARRSKPIQQKIDKAEKEMARLSEIQTACEAFLAQEEAYFEENKEKLQDTLSNLAKVKTQLAQIEETWLTCQEELERIETEIGIQFAE